One window of Arthrobacter oryzae genomic DNA carries:
- a CDS encoding FadR/GntR family transcriptional regulator — protein MSTATEDQAGTSDGDVSVPALHLRILDALGEAIVSGELAPGRRLTLDDLQQHYNVSRTLARDTMRVLESMNLVYSRRRVGIVVQDPELWNVFDPKLVRWRLASSRRAEQYSSLTELRIAVEPIAAAGAARRAGAAERRQLTALAAELRRLGEAGELEAFLKADIAFHSLLLHSCGNEMFKALDGMVAEVLSSRTKQGLMPFKPRPEALAAHEAVAAAVAAGDAGTAETAMHHILDEVRTAMGLP, from the coding sequence ATGTCGACGGCGACAGAGGACCAGGCAGGGACAAGCGACGGGGATGTGTCGGTACCGGCCCTGCACCTGCGCATCTTGGATGCGCTCGGCGAAGCAATCGTCTCCGGCGAGCTGGCCCCCGGCAGGCGGCTCACCCTGGACGACCTCCAGCAGCACTACAACGTGTCGCGCACCCTGGCACGGGACACGATGCGCGTCCTGGAATCAATGAACCTGGTGTACTCCCGCCGCCGGGTAGGCATCGTGGTACAGGACCCCGAGCTGTGGAACGTGTTCGATCCCAAGCTGGTGCGGTGGCGGCTCGCGTCCAGCCGCCGTGCCGAGCAGTACAGCAGCCTCACGGAACTCCGGATCGCCGTCGAACCCATCGCCGCGGCGGGTGCTGCCCGCCGTGCGGGCGCAGCAGAGCGCCGCCAGCTGACGGCGCTGGCCGCCGAACTCAGGCGGCTGGGCGAAGCAGGGGAGCTGGAGGCATTCCTCAAGGCGGACATCGCTTTTCACAGCCTGCTCCTGCACAGCTGCGGGAACGAAATGTTCAAGGCCCTGGACGGCATGGTGGCCGAGGTCCTGTCCAGCAGGACCAAACAGGGCCTGATGCCGTTCAAGCCGCGCCCTGAAGCGCTCGCGGCCCACGAGGCAGTGGCAGCTGCGGTTGCTGCGGGCGATGCCGGTACCGCGGAGACCGCCATGCACCACATCCTGGACGAGGTCCGCACCGCGATGGGACTGCCGTAG
- a CDS encoding gluconokinase encodes MKFPAMHLVVMGVAGAGKSTIAGALSRDLGWDMAEADQFHPEANIAKMNAGTPLQDEDRWPWLESIRDWMTAQATEGKSTVLTCSALKHSYRELLSEAEGKVVFIHLNGDPALLGERMRGREGHFMPVTLLPSQLATLEPLTPEELAAGSLRLDITRTPEDLVQAIKAALHLPAGHAPSAS; translated from the coding sequence ATGAAGTTTCCTGCCATGCATTTGGTAGTCATGGGTGTCGCCGGAGCCGGCAAGTCCACCATTGCCGGAGCCCTCTCCCGCGATCTCGGGTGGGACATGGCAGAGGCCGACCAGTTCCACCCCGAAGCCAACATCGCCAAGATGAACGCCGGCACCCCGCTCCAGGACGAGGACCGCTGGCCCTGGCTCGAGTCCATCCGCGACTGGATGACCGCCCAGGCCACGGAAGGCAAGAGCACGGTCCTGACCTGTTCCGCCCTGAAGCACAGCTACCGGGAACTGCTTTCCGAGGCAGAGGGCAAGGTGGTGTTCATCCACCTCAACGGCGACCCCGCCCTGCTCGGCGAGCGCATGCGCGGACGCGAGGGCCACTTCATGCCGGTGACGCTGCTGCCCAGCCAGCTGGCCACCCTGGAACCATTGACACCGGAGGAACTCGCCGCCGGCAGCCTGCGGCTGGATATCACCCGCACCCCCGAGGACCTGGTGCAGGCCATCAAGGCCGCGCTTCACCTGCCGGCGGGCCACGCTCCCAGCGCTTCCTGA
- a CDS encoding GntP family permease, whose translation MTIEGWTQTLGAGPLLLIAGGAILVLLFLIIKLRMHALLALILISLATAFATGIPADKVVPVLVNGFGSTLGTVALLVGLGAMLGRIVETSGGAKALADYLINLFGEKRAPFALGLASLIFGFPIFFDAGLVVMLPVVFAVAHRLGGGVLRYGLPAAGAFSVMHIFLPPHPGPVSAATFFDANVGLVMIAGLITAIPTWYVTAYLFGLWTGKKLVLPVPELLGHADPAAEQNPPRFRTIVGVLLLPLVLIFLNTGLNTLASAGVLPASAKNEAWFQILRTLGETPVALLIAVLVAMFVLGRLRGSRGATLEKLLESSLGPVCSVILITGAGGMFGGVLRTSGIGTALADVLGDVGIPLLLAGFLISAILRIAQGSATVALTTTAGLIAPAVALAGMNGMQVAALVIAVAAGSVVVSHVNDSGFWLVGRFFGMDVKTTLKTWTVMETLIGVMGFAIAAAIFGLAGLAG comes from the coding sequence ATGACCATCGAAGGATGGACTCAAACCCTCGGCGCAGGCCCCCTGCTGCTGATTGCCGGCGGCGCCATTCTGGTGCTGCTGTTCCTCATCATCAAACTGCGCATGCACGCGCTTCTCGCCCTGATCCTGATCAGCCTGGCAACCGCCTTCGCCACCGGAATCCCGGCGGACAAGGTGGTTCCGGTGCTGGTCAACGGCTTCGGCAGCACGCTGGGCACAGTGGCCCTGCTGGTTGGCCTCGGCGCTATGCTCGGCCGCATCGTTGAGACCAGCGGCGGCGCCAAGGCGCTTGCCGACTACCTCATCAACCTCTTCGGCGAAAAGCGCGCACCCTTCGCGCTGGGCCTCGCCTCCCTGATCTTCGGCTTCCCCATCTTCTTCGATGCCGGCCTGGTGGTCATGCTTCCCGTGGTCTTCGCCGTGGCCCACCGCCTTGGCGGCGGCGTTCTGCGCTACGGCCTTCCCGCTGCAGGCGCCTTCTCCGTGATGCACATCTTCCTGCCCCCGCACCCGGGCCCGGTCTCTGCCGCAACGTTCTTCGACGCCAACGTGGGCCTGGTCATGATCGCGGGCCTCATCACCGCGATCCCCACCTGGTACGTCACCGCCTACCTGTTCGGCCTGTGGACCGGCAAGAAGCTGGTGCTCCCGGTCCCGGAATTGCTGGGCCACGCCGACCCCGCCGCCGAGCAGAACCCGCCGCGCTTCCGCACCATCGTGGGTGTGCTGCTCCTCCCGCTGGTCCTCATCTTCCTCAACACCGGCCTGAACACCCTGGCTTCCGCCGGCGTCCTTCCCGCCTCGGCCAAGAACGAAGCCTGGTTCCAGATCCTGCGCACCCTCGGTGAAACTCCCGTGGCACTGCTGATCGCCGTACTGGTGGCCATGTTCGTGCTGGGCAGGCTGCGCGGTTCCCGCGGCGCCACCTTGGAGAAGCTGCTCGAATCCTCCCTCGGCCCGGTCTGCTCCGTCATCCTGATCACCGGCGCCGGCGGCATGTTCGGCGGCGTGCTGCGCACCTCCGGCATCGGTACTGCCCTGGCCGACGTGCTGGGCGACGTCGGCATTCCCCTGCTCCTGGCCGGCTTCCTGATCTCGGCCATCCTGCGCATCGCCCAGGGTTCGGCCACGGTGGCCCTGACCACCACGGCCGGCCTGATCGCTCCGGCCGTTGCCCTTGCGGGCATGAACGGCATGCAGGTGGCCGCCCTGGTCATCGCCGTGGCTGCCGGTTCCGTGGTGGTCTCGCACGTCAACGACTCCGGGTTCTGGCTGGTGGGCCGCTTCTTCGGCATGGACGTCAAGACCACCCTGAAGACCTGGACCGTGATGGAAACGCTCATCGGCGTCATGGGCTTCGCCATCGCTGCCGCCATCTTCGGCCTGGCAGGCCTGGCCGGGTAG
- a CDS encoding ammonium transporter, with protein MEITAENVWVLVSTALVLIMTPGLGLFYGGMTRAKAALNMIMMSFISAGIVGVIWVLWGYSMTSGEGVLGIFGNPFASFGLTNLIGSPDLIKAAYAGTFAMVTVALISGAIADRAKFSSWALFVPIWVTLVYCPLAYMVWGGGLLGADGAVTSVFGQVIDFAGGTVVEISSGVAALVLAVIVGKRQGFGKDPNHRPHNIPFIMLGAAILWFGWFGFNGGAATTAEQAGLIWINTLVAPAAAMLSWLVTEKVRHGHPTSLGAASGVVAGLVAITPSCANISPVAAIGLGLVAGALCAIFVDLKYRFGLDDSLDVVGVHLGGGLIGTLALGFIALPVDGQGGGLFYGGGLHQLVAQSVAVLVTVLLSGLVTAILGLAIHKTLGFRVSEEAENVGVDLSEHAETAYAFGELSRSRFNPFHHQVAAPLTATEAATVDAPGTVQTPQEAAHEKEDSLV; from the coding sequence GTGGAAATCACTGCGGAAAACGTCTGGGTGCTGGTGTCAACGGCCCTTGTGCTAATCATGACCCCCGGCCTCGGCCTCTTTTACGGCGGCATGACCCGCGCCAAGGCGGCGCTCAACATGATCATGATGAGCTTCATCTCGGCCGGCATCGTCGGCGTCATCTGGGTGCTGTGGGGTTACTCGATGACCAGCGGGGAAGGCGTGCTGGGCATCTTCGGGAACCCCTTTGCCAGCTTCGGGCTCACCAACCTCATCGGTTCCCCCGACCTCATCAAGGCAGCCTACGCGGGAACGTTCGCCATGGTCACCGTCGCCCTCATCAGCGGCGCCATCGCAGACCGCGCCAAGTTCAGCTCCTGGGCGCTCTTCGTGCCGATCTGGGTCACCCTGGTTTACTGCCCGCTGGCCTACATGGTCTGGGGCGGCGGCCTGCTGGGCGCCGACGGCGCCGTCACCTCCGTGTTCGGGCAGGTCATCGACTTCGCCGGCGGCACTGTGGTGGAGATCAGCTCCGGCGTCGCCGCGCTGGTCCTGGCCGTCATCGTGGGCAAACGCCAGGGCTTCGGAAAGGACCCCAACCACCGCCCGCACAACATCCCCTTCATCATGCTGGGTGCGGCGATCCTCTGGTTTGGCTGGTTCGGTTTCAACGGCGGCGCCGCCACCACCGCGGAGCAGGCCGGCCTGATCTGGATCAATACCCTGGTGGCACCGGCCGCGGCCATGCTGAGCTGGCTGGTCACGGAAAAGGTCCGCCACGGCCACCCCACCTCCCTGGGTGCCGCCTCGGGCGTGGTGGCAGGGCTGGTGGCCATCACCCCGTCCTGCGCCAACATCAGCCCGGTGGCCGCCATCGGCCTGGGCCTGGTGGCAGGCGCCCTCTGCGCGATCTTCGTGGACCTGAAGTACCGCTTCGGCCTGGACGACTCCCTCGACGTGGTGGGCGTGCACCTCGGCGGCGGCCTTATCGGCACGCTGGCACTGGGCTTCATCGCGCTGCCGGTGGACGGCCAGGGAGGCGGCCTCTTCTACGGCGGCGGGCTCCACCAGCTCGTGGCCCAGTCGGTGGCCGTGCTGGTAACCGTGCTGCTCTCCGGCCTGGTGACCGCCATCCTGGGCCTGGCCATCCACAAGACGCTCGGCTTCCGGGTCAGTGAGGAAGCGGAAAACGTCGGAGTGGACCTGTCCGAACACGCGGAAACCGCCTACGCCTTCGGCGAGCTGTCCCGCAGCCGGTTCAACCCCTTCCACCACCAGGTGGCCGCTCCGCTGACAGCCACCGAGGCAGCCACGGTGGATGCACCGGGAACAGTTCAGACCCCGCAGGAAGCAGCCCACGAAAAGGAAGACAGCCTGGTGTAG
- a CDS encoding DUF1540 domain-containing protein, with protein MTTHVADCSVSNCSFNDHSNCNAAAITVGGSQDHASCATFIDTGMHGGLPKVLADVGACQRSECVHNDHLMCKAPEVHVGPGADNADCLTYSHA; from the coding sequence ATGACAACGCACGTCGCAGACTGCAGTGTTTCCAACTGTTCCTTCAACGACCATTCGAATTGCAACGCCGCCGCCATCACCGTGGGCGGTAGCCAGGACCATGCGTCCTGCGCCACGTTCATCGACACCGGAATGCACGGCGGCCTTCCAAAGGTCCTGGCCGACGTCGGGGCCTGCCAGCGCTCGGAATGCGTCCATAACGACCATCTCATGTGCAAGGCGCCCGAAGTCCATGTGGGACCCGGCGCAGACAACGCGGACTGCCTCACCTACTCACACGCGTAG